A portion of the Moraxella ovis genome contains these proteins:
- a CDS encoding Bax inhibitor-1/YccA family protein — MANPIVSRTELAVGSVPMTVGGVVKKSAFLLALAAVSGFGVFFYALMGGISVSMLYPLALVGLFAGMGLGLVSAFKPHLAKSLAVPYALCEGVLLGAFSTIMFLRYPSVPLSALSATFITAAVMLTLYSTGIVKVTEKFRSILTSAIIAIGILYLVQLGFRLFGSSLPLLFDGGMVAIGFSVFVVIIASFSLLLDFDNVDKGIQHGVAREFEWVYSIGILSTLVWMYIEFLRLIGYLQDD; from the coding sequence ATGGCAAACCCTATCGTCAGTCGCACCGAGCTTGCGGTTGGTAGTGTCCCGATGACTGTTGGCGGCGTCGTCAAAAAAAGCGCGTTCTTATTGGCATTGGCTGCCGTCTCAGGCTTTGGTGTGTTCTTCTATGCTCTGATGGGCGGTATCTCGGTTAGCATGCTATATCCGCTTGCCTTGGTGGGCCTGTTTGCAGGCATGGGCTTGGGCTTGGTATCAGCATTTAAGCCTCACCTTGCTAAGAGCTTAGCGGTGCCATATGCACTGTGTGAAGGTGTGCTGCTTGGGGCGTTTAGCACCATCATGTTCCTAAGATACCCTAGCGTACCGCTGTCAGCGCTATCAGCCACTTTCATCACCGCAGCCGTGATGCTAACCCTGTACAGCACAGGCATCGTGAAAGTTACTGAGAAATTCCGCTCGATCCTAACGTCTGCGATCATCGCCATTGGTATCCTATACCTTGTACAGCTCGGCTTTAGACTGTTCGGCTCAAGCCTGCCCCTATTGTTCGATGGTGGCATGGTTGCGATTGGCTTTAGTGTCTTTGTGGTAATCATTGCGTCGTTTAGCTTATTGCTTGATTTTGATAATGTGGATAAAGGCATCCAACACGGCGTGGCTCGTGAATTTGAATGGGTGTATAGCATCGGTATTCTATCAACCCTAGTATGGATGTACATCGAATTCCTGCGCTTAATCGGCTATCTACAAGACGACTGA
- a CDS encoding NAD(+) kinase, whose translation MSNFVNNHPKRPKFQRIGLMGRAGKKSVVETLNELIVLLDERGLSIVIDTETAAIEGLEIDFDKVDGNQFKIVPRQKIGEHCDFAIVVGGDGSMLQAASVLAGTDVPVLGVNRGRLGFLADVNPEELTERVTQVLDGDYWLAERFLLTFKIVNNDADGKPTNMVIHEDVALNDIVLHAGKSVHTIDFQLKINGTDVYRQHADGLIVATPTGSTAYSLSAGGPIIHPTIDAICLVPMHPHTLSSRPLVVAGSSQIAINIHKDNRTQPMVGADGKASAPLDNDQTLLIAKHDKTLLLLHPPSYSFYEACRTKLNWNLYTEEFALKTE comes from the coding sequence ATGTCAAATTTTGTGAATAATCACCCAAAGCGTCCCAAGTTCCAGCGCATTGGCTTGATGGGGCGTGCCGGCAAAAAAAGCGTGGTCGAAACCCTAAATGAGCTCATCGTTCTACTTGATGAGCGTGGTTTGTCCATCGTCATCGATACTGAGACCGCCGCGATCGAGGGGCTTGAGATCGATTTTGATAAGGTGGACGGTAATCAGTTTAAGATCGTTCCACGCCAAAAGATTGGCGAGCATTGTGATTTTGCCATCGTGGTTGGCGGTGATGGTTCGATGCTGCAGGCGGCGAGCGTGCTGGCGGGTACTGATGTGCCTGTGCTGGGCGTGAACCGTGGGCGACTTGGATTCTTGGCGGACGTCAATCCAGAGGAGCTGACCGAGCGTGTCACGCAGGTGTTGGACGGAGATTATTGGCTGGCGGAACGGTTTTTATTGACATTTAAGATTGTGAATAATGATGCTGATGGCAAGCCGACCAACATGGTCATCCATGAAGATGTGGCATTAAATGACATCGTTCTGCACGCTGGTAAATCGGTGCATACCATTGATTTTCAATTAAAAATTAATGGCACAGACGTCTATCGTCAGCATGCCGATGGTCTGATCGTAGCGACACCGACAGGATCGACCGCTTATTCACTCTCGGCAGGCGGACCCATCATCCACCCGACCATTGATGCCATCTGTCTTGTGCCGATGCATCCGCATACGCTGTCCAGCCGTCCTCTGGTGGTGGCAGGTAGCAGCCAAATCGCCATCAACATCCACAAAGATAATCGCACACAGCCCATGGTGGGCGCAGATGGTAAGGCATCAGCACCACTCGATAACGATCAGACACTACTCATCGCCAAGCATGATAAGACCTTACTGCTGCTACATCCACCGAGCTATAGCTTCTATGAGGCGTGCCGCACCAAGCTAAACTGGAACCTATACACAGAAGAATTCGCCCTAAAGACCGAATAA
- a CDS encoding YeaC family protein, with the protein MNKEDILNSLNPEIVAKFRTAIELGKWDNGVRLTDEQRQTCMQAVMMWEHEYLPVEERTGYIEKPKDDKGNTVGEECDVEHEHHYPNAERPVKFKN; encoded by the coding sequence ATGAATAAAGAAGACATACTAAATAGTCTAAATCCTGAAATCGTCGCCAAGTTCCGCACCGCCATTGAGCTGGGCAAATGGGACAACGGCGTTCGTCTGACAGATGAGCAGCGCCAGACCTGCATGCAAGCGGTGATGATGTGGGAGCATGAATATCTACCGGTTGAAGAGCGTACAGGCTATATCGAGAAGCCAAAAGACGATAAAGGCAACACCGTTGGCGAAGAGTGTGATGTGGAGCATGAGCATCATTACCCTAATGCCGAGCGACCTGTGAAGTTTAAGAACTAG
- a CDS encoding helix-turn-helix domain-containing protein, with the protein MAQIISTQIDKLIGKRIQLKRKEKGWSAEKMAELLDVSQQQLSRYERGVNKINVAHLVEIANLLQTPIDYFFEDCIKKVDYRQNSYDAAWQKLTNEQKRAVLTLIQTLTK; encoded by the coding sequence ATGGCGCAAATTATCAGCACTCAGATTGATAAATTAATCGGAAAAAGAATTCAATTAAAACGCAAAGAAAAAGGATGGTCTGCAGAAAAGATGGCAGAACTACTAGATGTATCACAACAACAACTGTCAAGATATGAAAGAGGTGTGAACAAAATTAATGTAGCTCATTTGGTTGAAATTGCTAATCTTTTGCAAACTCCAATTGACTATTTTTTTGAAGACTGTATAAAGAAAGTGGATTATCGACAAAACTCTTATGATGCAGCTTGGCAAAAACTGACTAATGAACAGAAAAGGGCAGTTTTAACGCTTATCCAGACCTTGACCAAATAA